Proteins found in one Canis lupus baileyi chromosome 18, mCanLup2.hap1, whole genome shotgun sequence genomic segment:
- the TSPAN13 gene encoding tetraspanin-13 gives MVCGGFACSKNCLCALNLLYTLVSLLLIGIAAWGIGFGLISSLRVVGVVIAVGIFLFLIALVGLIGAVKHHQVLLFFYMIILLLVFIVQFSVSCACLALNEEQQGQLLEVGWNNTASARNDIQRNLNCCGFRSFNPNDTCLASCAKSSHPCSLCAPIIGKYAGEVLRFVGGIGLFFSFTEILGVWLTYRYRNQKDPRANPSAFL, from the exons TTGGTTAGTCTGTTGCTAATTGGAATCGCAGCATGGGGCATTGGTTTTGGGCTGATTTCGAGCCTCCGAGTGGTTGGTGTGGTCATTGCAGTGGGCATCTTCCTGTTCCTGATTGCATTGGTGGGGCTGATTGGAGCGGTAAAACACCATCAAGTGTTgctttttttt TACATGATTATTCTCTTACTTGTATTTATCGTCCAGTTTTCTGTATCATGTGCTTGCTTAGCCCTGAACGAGGAGCAACAg gGTCAGCTTCTGGAAGTTGGTTGGAACAATACAGCAAGTGCTCGAAATGACATCCAGAGAAATTTAAACTGCTGTGGGTTTCGAAGTTTTAACCCAAATGACACCTGTCTGGCT AGCTGTGCCAAAAGCAGCCACCCATGCTCACTGTGTGCTCCAATAATAGGAAAATATGCTGGAGAGGTTTTGAGGTTTGTTGGTGGCATTGGCCTCTTCTTCAGCTTTACAGAG ATCCTGGGTGTTTGGCTGACCTACAGATACAGGAACCAGAAAGATCCTCGTGCTAATCCTAGTGCATTCCTTTGA